The DNA sequence GGGCGTTGACGGTGCTGACGCTGACCTGGCTGCTGGTGTCGGCGCCGGCCGGCGTGGCGGGGGCAACCGCCTGCGCTTACGCCGACACCGGCCCGGACGGTGCGAGGGCGGTGGCGGTCGCGGGGAGCCTCACCTGGCCCACTCCCCCGCAGTGCCCGTCGCCGACGCCGACGCCGACTCCCACTCCGACGCCCACGCCGTCGCCCTCTCCGGACCCCACTCCCACGCCACCGCCGAAACCCACGCCCACCCCGAAGCCCAAGCCGCCGCCTCCACCGCCCCCACCTCCCCCGGCGCCCCCGGCTCCTCAGCCGGCGCCGCCCCGTCCGCGGCCGGCCCCCACGCCCACGCCGCCGCCCCCACCGGCCCCGACGCCCACGCCGAAGCCGTCGGCCAAGCCCACCCCGAGTCCGTCCGTCGCGCCGGTGCACTACCCGCCCTATCGGGCCACCCAACACCGGCGGCCGGCGCACAGCGCCCCGTCGCCGCTCATTTTCGTCCTGCTCATCGCGGCACCGGCGATCGTCGCCGTCGCCGCACTGCGTCCGCGCTGACCCTGGAGGCATCCCTTGCCGGAATGGCTTGTTCTCACCCTCGCGATGCTGGCCGCCTGCTCCGTGGTGGTCCTCATCACCTTCGTCCGGCACCGCACCGCGCCGGACGACGAGGATCCCTCCGAGACCCCGGACGTCATCGAGTACATGACGATGTGGATCGGTGTGGTGTACGCCATCGTCCTGGGCCTTGCCATCGCGGGCGTGTGGGAGGGCCGTAGCGCCGCCCAGGACCACGTCCAGGCGGAGGCCGTGGCGCTGCACGAGATCTCGGAACGGGTGCGGATTTATCCGGCCGACATCCGCGACCGCATTCGGGAGGATGTCAACGCCTATGTCGGACACGTCGTGACCACCGAGTGGAAGTCGATGGCCGACGACGGGCGGATGACCGAGCGCGGCACCGAGCTGCTGCAGCGCGTCCGCGAGGACGTCACCGACTACGAGCCGAGGACGGACTTCGAGGCGCAGGCCTACCAGCCGCTCCTCGACCAGGTGACCGCGGCCGACCAGGCGCGCAACGCCCGCGCGAACTCGACCGGGGAGACGATGCCGGGTGTGGTGTGGTTCGGGCTGATCGCCGGCGGCGTCGTCACCATCGGGATGATCTTCGCGCTGCAGATCCGGCGCACACCCCGCGAACTGGTCCTCGCCGGGCTGTTCTCCGCCCTGATCGCCTTCCTGCTCTTCCTCATCTGGGACTTCGACGCGCCGTACAGCCGTGGCGTCACGGCGTCGGCGGAACCGTTCCTCGAACTGTTCCCACAGGCCAAGGACTGACAGGTCCTCACCTGACGGAGCGCCGGGGGACGGCGGCGGAGCAGCGGCGCCGAGCCGGGCAGGGCCGCCACGCCGGGCACGTCCCCCGGTCGCGGGAACGAACGTCCCCCGGGCGGCTCACAGGGTTGCCCCATTCGCACGACAGCGATCGCGCAGGTGCGCGCCCCCTTCCTAGCGTTTGGCACATCGAGGTGCATTTCCGGCGCGAGCGGAAGAAGGTCCGCAGCTGCTCCTCGGGGAACCCGGAGGACCCACCATGCGCGCGATACGTGTCGCTTCGGCCGCCCTGCTGGGCCTCGGCGCCCTCACCATGACCGCCCCCGCCGCCCACGCGAGCGGCGACAACTCCGGTTTCTGGGCCAGGGTCGTGCCCACCACCGTCGCTCCCGGCGGACAGGTCAGGCTGCGCGCGACCGGCTGCGAGCAGGGCGTGACCGTGGCGTCCGCGGTCTTCGACACGATCACCATCCCCCCGGGGCGGACGACGGCCAGGGCCACGGTCGACCGGGACGTGAGGCCCGGTGCGGTGTACGAGGTGTCCTTCTACTGCGGCACGTTCTGGCAGACGGTCGACCTCACCATCGCGGGCGGCCGGCCGGAACCGCTGCGGCCGGATCACCCGCAGAAGGGCGCCCACGCGGGCGGGGGCGGCACTCTCGCCGGGCTGGACCTCAAGGAGGTCGCCCTGGGCGCCGCCCTCATCACGGCCGCGCTCGGCACGGCCTACCACCTCTCCCGACGCCGCACGGACGACGACGGCGCCTGACATCACCGTTGCTGGGGCACCCGCACAGGCCTTCGCCCCGGATCCCTGCAAGGGGGCCGGGGTGAAGGCCTGTGGGCGTGGGATCCCGCTCCGACGGGCCCGCGGGTCAGATCCGCTTCTCCGCGCGGCGCCGCATCCAGAACACGCCGCCACCGACGAGGGCCACGGCGATGAGCCCGCCGCCGATGGCCATGTCGGTCGGCGTCGCGCCGGTGGAGCTGCTGCCGCCGAGACCGCCCTGGACGCCCCCGATGACGGTGAAGGCAGTCGGGTTGGTCAGCGTCCTGGAGTCGCAGGTGACCGTGACGCTGTGGGAACCCGGCCGCGCGTTCCTGTTGACGGTGGCCGTGCCCCTTGCGGTGTTGCTCCCGCGCACCGTGCTCAGGTGGGTGGGCCGGAAGGCGTCCGAGGTCGCGGTGCCGCCTCTCGGGCAGTTGTCGACCGTGATGGTGATCTGCCCGCCGCGGGCGATGACGTTGGGCAGGACGGCGATGTTGCTCGGTCCGGACGGCATGCCGTCCCGCGCGACGGCCGCGGGGGCGGCAAGGCTGAGAGCGGCTACCGCGGTGGCAGCGGCCGCCATGGCACGAGTGGTACGCATGTGATCCTCCGCGGAAGACGCCCCGGGAACCGTCCCCGGTCGATCGGCGAGAAAGCGCCTCCCAGAAAGACCCTCAGATGCCCTGCCCCGGGCCGCATTTCGGCGATGGTCCGTACTGGTGAGACGACACGCCGACGGATAACCCCACAAGCTGAATTGCCGCAGGTCACGCACCGTCAGAATTTTCCTGTTGGCGGCAACTCGGATGGCGCACCGATGGGAGCGGGCCACCCGTTCGTATCTGCCCCGTCGCCGCTTTCGCACGCGGGACTTAGCGTTCAGATATGCGCGAATGACGGGGCGACGGCCGCGTCGAGAGGGGTAGTCGAATGTCTGCGTCCGAGCTGGCCGAACGGGCCGAACTCGCCGAAGAGGAGGAGCGGCGGAAGAAGCGTGCTCCTTGGGGAGTGATAGCGCTGGTTCTGCTGACCGGCCTCGCGCTCGTTCGCAACGGCTCGGGTGAGTTCGACGAGGGGCCTCCGCAGCCGGCCTCGGCGGCCGCCCCTGACACCCGGGTGCCCGGGGGCCTCTTCGCCGGGGCCACGCAGCCGCTGCCGTACGCCCTGCCGGACCGCGTCAGGATTCCCGGCATCCAGGTGGACGCGCCGATGATCCCGGTCGGTCTGGACGTGGACGGCTGGGTCGGCGCGCCACCGCCGGAGGACCCCAACCTGGCAGGCTGGTTCACCGGTTCGGTGTCTCCGGGTGAGAAGGGCACCGCGGTGGTCGTCGGGCATGTCGACAACAGCCAGGGCCCCGCCGTGTTCTACGGACTCGGGGGCCTGCAGAAGGGAAATCGCGTCGAGATCGTCCGCAAGGACGGAAAGACGGCCGTTTTCGAGATCTACGGCATCGAGGTGTTCGAGAAGAACAACTTTCCCGGCGACCGGGTCTACGCCTCGAAGGGGAGCGCCGAATTGCGGGTCATCACCTGCGGCGGCGGTTTCTCCCAGCAGAACGGTTACGACGGGAACGTCGTCGCTTTCGCCAGCCTGGTCGAGGTGCGCTGAGCGTCCTCGCCCGGCCGGCGAAAGCCGTCACGCGTAATGCCGTTCCGGGACGGTGACGAAATACCCGGAGTCCAGCAGCTGCGGCAGATAGGCGCGCAGCGCCCGGACGCTCTGGGAGCGGTCGCCCCCGGCGTCGTGCGAGAGCACCACGACGCCGGGGGCGGCGCCGTTCTCGACCCGGTCGACGATCGTGCGGGTGCCGGGGGCGGTCCAGTCGAGGGTGTCGACGGTCCAGGCCAGCGGGTCCATGCCCAGCTCGGCGCCGAGCCGGAAGGCGGTGCGGTTCCAGGCGCCGTAGGGGGCGCGGAACCAGACGGGGCGTTCACCGTAGGTGTCCTCGATGACGTCGCTGGTGCGTTCCATCTCCTCGCGGATCCGGCGGGTGCTGAGACGGGTCAGCAGCGGGTGGGACCAGGTGTGGTTGCCCACGACATGGCCCTCGTCGGCCATCCGGGCGAGGAGGTCCCCGTTCTCGGCGACCATCTCGCCGCACACGAAGAACATCGCGCGGACGTCGTACTCGCGCAGGGTGTCCAGGATGTGTGGCGTGTAGCGGGGGTCGGGGCC is a window from the Streptomyces sp. NBC_00299 genome containing:
- a CDS encoding class F sortase; the protein is MSASELAERAELAEEEERRKKRAPWGVIALVLLTGLALVRNGSGEFDEGPPQPASAAAPDTRVPGGLFAGATQPLPYALPDRVRIPGIQVDAPMIPVGLDVDGWVGAPPPEDPNLAGWFTGSVSPGEKGTAVVVGHVDNSQGPAVFYGLGGLQKGNRVEIVRKDGKTAVFEIYGIEVFEKNNFPGDRVYASKGSAELRVITCGGGFSQQNGYDGNVVAFASLVEVR
- a CDS encoding polysaccharide deacetylase family protein; protein product: MTKDQMPPRLLTRRRALLAGAAAVGAAGTAGVFAKVADDTDKPVRTAAPAAGAQARPALKPSSYRLQPLTGYGPPRVAPRRTLIRRQPLLSVSGRGRTMVLTFDDGPDPRYTPHILDTLREYDVRAMFFVCGEMVAENGDLLARMADEGHVVGNHTWSHPLLTRLSTRRIREEMERTSDVIEDTYGERPVWFRAPYGAWNRTAFRLGAELGMDPLAWTVDTLDWTAPGTRTIVDRVENGAAPGVVVLSHDAGGDRSQSVRALRAYLPQLLDSGYFVTVPERHYA
- a CDS encoding bestrophin-like domain, whose translation is MPEWLVLTLAMLAACSVVVLITFVRHRTAPDDEDPSETPDVIEYMTMWIGVVYAIVLGLAIAGVWEGRSAAQDHVQAEAVALHEISERVRIYPADIRDRIREDVNAYVGHVVTTEWKSMADDGRMTERGTELLQRVREDVTDYEPRTDFEAQAYQPLLDQVTAADQARNARANSTGETMPGVVWFGLIAGGVVTIGMIFALQIRRTPRELVLAGLFSALIAFLLFLIWDFDAPYSRGVTASAEPFLELFPQAKD